From Rutidosis leptorrhynchoides isolate AG116_Rl617_1_P2 chromosome 3, CSIRO_AGI_Rlap_v1, whole genome shotgun sequence, a single genomic window includes:
- the LOC139899649 gene encoding uncharacterized protein, translating into MEDDIRRLYHKHEELHGFPGMLGSIDCMHWAWGKCLNAWKWHFTRGDHGYPTIMLEAIAPYDNWIWHAYFGMAGSNNDLNVLNVSPLFDSLLTDTAPQVPYEIGDVDFDQGYYLADGIYPSWASFVKGFSSVVDAKRKYFTKK; encoded by the coding sequence ATGGAAGATGATATACGTCGGTTGTATCATAAACATGAAGAACTTCATGGCTTTCCTGGAATGCTTGGAAgcattgattgtatgcattgggcttgGGGAAAATGTCTAAATGCATGGAAATGGCATTTCACCCGAGGCGATCACGGTTACCCGACAATCATGTTGGAAGCCATTGCACCGTATGACAATTGGATTTGGCATGCATATTTTGGAATGGCCGGTTCGAACAATGACTTGAATGTCCTTAATGTATCTCCATTGTTTGATAGTTTACTAACTGACACGGCTCCTCAAGTTCCATACGAAATTGGGGACGTTGATTTTGATCAAGGCTACTATCTTGCCGATGGGATTTACCCTTCGTGGGCTTCTTTCGTTAAGGGATTCTCAAGTGTTGTTGACGCAAAAAGGAAATACTTTACAAAGAAATAA